A portion of the Bubalus kerabau isolate K-KA32 ecotype Philippines breed swamp buffalo chromosome 1, PCC_UOA_SB_1v2, whole genome shotgun sequence genome contains these proteins:
- the ICAM4 gene encoding intercellular adhesion molecule 4: protein MGSLLLVLLLLLLSPSYPRGGSARRRRGARTQSPGGSSHPQFWVRLSPDFKAVPLGGSVWLNCSSSCPLSEGSSLRTELRRGETLSGPRWVSYQLLDVRAWNSDVHCFVTCAGETRGATARITAYKQPSSVILEPPVLMGSDYTLRCHVTHVFPVGFFVVTLRRGGRVIYSESLERFTGLDLANVTLTYLLPSRPGDFGQPVTCHARLNLDGLVVLSSSAPVTLPVPAWSPASVALASTSIAAFVGIFLVVGALCLRKYLSMQPPA from the exons ATGGGGTCTCTGCTCCTCGTCTTGCTTCTGCTTTTACTGTCGCCCTCCTACCCACGAGGCGGGAGCGCGCGGAGGCGTCGGGGTGCGCGGACGCAAAGCCCGGGGGGCAGCTCTCACCCACAGTTCTGGGTGCGCCTAAGCCCCGACTTCAAGGCAGTGCCGCTGGGGGGCTCAGTGTGGCTCaactgcagcagcagctgccccCTCTCGGAGGGTTCCAGCCTCCGCACCGAGCTGCGGCGGGGTGAAACGCTCAGTGGGCCCCGCTGGGTATCCTACCAGCTGCTGGATGTGAGGGCCTGGAATTCCGATGTGCACTGCTTTGTCACCTGCGCGGGAGAAACGCGGGGGGCCACCGCCAGGATTACAGCCTACA AACAGCCAAGCAGCGTGATCCTGGAGCCTCCGGTCTTAATGGGCAGTGACTACACTCTGCGCTGCCACGTGACGCACGTCTTCCCCGTGGGCTTCTTCGTGGTGACTCTGAGGCGCGGTGGCCGAGTCATCTACTCCGAGAGCCTGGAGCGCTTCACCGGCCTGGATCTGGCCAACGTGACGCTGACTTACCTGTTACCCTCCCGGCccggtgactttgggcagcccgTTACCTGCCACGCCCGCCTCAATCTGGACGGCCTGGTGGTCCTCAGTAGCTCGGCACCCGTGACGCTGCCAGTCCCCG CTTGGAGTCCTGCGTCCGTAGCCTTGGCCTCTACCTCCATCGCAGCCTTTGTGGGGATCTTTCTTGTCGTGGGGGCCCTCTGTCTGCGAAAGTACCTATCGATGCAGCCTCCGGCATAG
- the ICAM5 gene encoding intercellular adhesion molecule 5 yields the protein MPGPSPGLHRALLGLWAALGLGLLSLSAVTQEPFWADLQPRVALVERGGSLWLNCSTNCPRPERGGLETSLRRNGTQKGLRWLARQLVDIREPETQPVCFFRCARRTLQARGLIRTFQRPDRVELVPLPAWQPVGENFTLSCRVPGAGPRGSLTLTLLRGTQELIRRSFAGEPPRARGAVLTATVLARREDHGANFSCRAELDLRPHGLGLFENSSAPRELRTFTLPPEPPRLTAPRLLEVGSEGPVSCVIDGLFPVSEAGVYLALGDQRLSPDVILEGDALMATTTATASAEQEGARQLVCNVTLGGESRETRENVTVYSFPEPHLTLSEPNAPEGTIVTVTCAAETQALVTLDGIPAAAPGQPAKLQLNATENDDRRGFFCDATLEVDGETLSKNESIELRVLYAPRLDDSDCPRSWTWPEGPEQTLRCDARGNPQPSVHCVRPDGGAVLALGLLGPVTRALAGTYRCTATNDQGQAVKDVTLTVEYAPALDSVGCPERITWLEGTEVSLSCVAHGVPPPNVSCVRFGGAEVIEGLMRVAREHAGTYRCEATNARGSAAKNVAVTVEYGPRFEEVSCPSNWTWVEGSGRLFSCEVAGKPQPSVECVGSGGTSEGVLLPLAPPDPGSRAPRIPSDLAPGTYICNATNRHGSMVKMVTVSAESPPQMDESTCPSHQSWLEGAEAAALACSARGRPSPQVSCSREGAPRPQRLRVSREDAGTYRCLATNAHGTDARIITVGVEYRPVVAELAASPPGGVRPGGNFTLTCRAEAWPPAQISWRAPPGALNIGLSSNNSTLSVAGAMGSHGGEYECAATNAHGRHTRRITVRVAGPWLWVAVGGAAGGAALLAAGAGLAFYVQSTACKKGEYNVQEAESSGEAVCLNGAGAGAGRDAGAEGESEAAGTSEVPAGGEVFAIQLPSA from the exons ATGCCAGGGCCCTCGCCAGGGCTGCACCGGGCGCTGCTCGGCCTCTGggctgccctgggcctggggCTCCTCAGCCTCTCAG CCGTCACGCAGGAACCTTTCTGGGCGGACCTGCAGCCCCGAGTGGCGCTCGTGGAACGCGGGGGATCACTGTGGTTGAACTGCAGCACCAACTGCCCACGGCCCGAGCGCGGTGGCCTGGAGACCTCGCTGCGCCGGAATGGGACCCAGAAGGGTCTGCGCTGGCTGGCGCGGCAGCTGGTGGACATTCGCGAGCCGGAGACTCAGCCCGTCTGCTTCTTCCGCTGCGCGCGGCGCACACTGCAGGCGCGTGGGCTCATTCGCACTTTTC AACGGCCAGATCGTGTGGAGCTGGTGCCGCTGCCAGCTTGGCAGCCAGTGGGTGAGAACTTCACCCTGAGCTGTAGGGTCCCCGGTGCTGGACCTCGTGGGAGTCTCACATTGACCCTGTTGCGGGGAACCCAGGAGCTGATCCGCCGCAGCTTCGCCGGGGAGCCACCCCGAGCTCGGGGCGCCGTGCTCACAGCCACGGTCCTGGCGCGCAGGGAGGACCATGGGGCCAATTTCTCGTGCCGTGCTGAGCTGGACCTTCGGCCTCATGGCCTGGGGCTGTTTGAAAACAGCTCAGCCCCCAGAGAGCTCCGAACCTTCA CCCTGCCTCCGGAACCCCCTCGCCTCACTGCCCCCCGGCTCTTGGAAGTGGGTTCAGAAGGACCTGTGAGCTGCGTCATTGATGGGCTGTTTCCAGTCTCGGAGGCTGGTGTCTACCTGGCGCTGGGGGACCAGAGGCTGAGTCCCGATGTCATCCTCGAAGGGGACGCCCTCATGGCCACTACCACAGCCACAGCTAGCGCAGAGCAGGAGGGAGCCAGGCAACTGGTCTGCAACGTGACCCTGGGGGGCGAGAGCCGAGAGACCCGGGAGAACGTGACTGTCTACA GTTTCCCGGAGCCCCACCTTACTCTGAGCGAGCCCAACGCCCCCGAGGGGACGATCGTGACAGTAACCTGCGCAGCGGAGACCCAAGCCCTAGTCACACTAGACGGAATTCCAGCCGCGGCCCCGGGACAGCCCGCCAAGCTCCAGCTAAACGCCACGGAGAACGACGACAGGCGTGGCTTCTTCTGCGACGCCACCCTCGAAGTTGACGGGGAGACCCTGAGTAAGAACGAGAGCATAGAGCTGCGCGTCTTAT ACGCTCCCCGGCTGGACGATTCGGACTGTCCCAGGAGCTGGACGTGGCCGGAGGGACCAGAGCAGACACTGCGCTGCGACGCCCGCGGAAACCCACAGCCCTCGGTGCACTGCGTGCGGCCAGACGGCGGGGCGGTGCTGGCCCTGGGCTTGCTGGGTCCGGTCACTCGTGCGCTCGCTGGCACTTACCGCTGCACTGCGACCAACGACCAAGGCCAGGCGGTCAAGGATGTGACCTTGACGGTGGAGT ATGCACCAGCGCTGGACAGCGTGGGCTGCCCTGAACGCATAACCTGGCTGGAAGGAACAGAGGTCTCCCTGAGCTGTGTGGCTCATGGGGTCCCACCACCCAACGTGAGCTGTGTGCGCTTTGGGGGAGCCGAGGTCATTGAGGGCCTAATGCGTGTGGCCCGCGAGCACGCGGGCACCTACCGCTGCGAAGCCACTAATGCTCGAGGGTCGGCAGCTAAAAATGTGGCTGTGACAGTGGAAT ATGGCCCCAGGTTTGAGGAGGTGAGCTGCCCCAGCAACTGGACATGGGTAGAAGGATCTGGGCGACTTTTTTCCTGTGAGGTGGCTGGGAAGCCACAGCCAAGTGTGGAGTGTGTTGGCTCCGGAGGCACCAGTGAGGGGGTGCTGCTGCCGCTGGCACCCCCAGACCCAGGTTCCAGAGCCCCCCGCATCCCTAGTGATCTGGCACCGGGTACCTACATCTGCAATGCCACCAATCGGCACGGTTCCATGGTCAAGATGGTCACCGTGAGCGCGGAGT CGCCACCGCAAATGGATGAATCTACCTGCCCAAGTCACCAGTCTTGGCTGGAAGGCGCGGAGGCTGCTGCGCTGGCCTGCTCCGCCCGGGGTCGCCCCTCCCCGCAAGTGAGCTGCTCCCGGGAAGGCGCGCCCCGGCCGCAGCGGCTGCGGGTGTCCCGAGAGGATGCGGGCACTTACCGTTGCTTGGCCACCAATGCACACGGCACGGACGCCCGGATCATCACCGTGGGCGTGGAAT ACCGCCCAGTGGTGGCCGAGCTGGCTGCTTCACCTCCAGGAGGCGTGCGGCCAGGCGGGAACTTCACGTTGACCTGTCGAGCCGAGGCTTGGCCCCCAGCCCAGATCAGCTGGCGCGCGCCCCCGGGGGCGCTCAACATTGGCCTGTCGAGCAATAATAGCACGCTGAGCGTGGCTGGCGCCATGGGCAGCCACGGCGGCGAGTACGAGTGCGCAGCCACCAACGCGCATGGGCGCCACACGCGGCGCATCACAGTGCGAGTGGCTG GTCCGTGGCTCTGGGTCGCTGTGGGCGGCGCGGCGGGGGGCGCAGCACTCCTGGCCGCGGGGGCCGGCCTGGCCTTCTACGTGCAGTCCACCGCCTGCAAGAAGGGCGAGTATAACGTGCAGGAGGCCGAGAGCTCAGGCGAGGCCGTGTGTCTCAACGGCGCGGGTGCAGGCGCCGGCAGGGACGCAGGAGCTGAAGGTGAATCAGAGGCCGCGGGCACCTCGGAGGTGCCGGCAGGGGGCGAGGTCTTCGCCATACAGCTGCCGTCAGCGTGA
- the ZGLP1 gene encoding GATA-type zinc finger protein 1 isoform X1: protein MEAEPAPDFAMLRELLAPPCLNPEPPPEPPIRQAPRTPACLRPSGRSFWPAHQDSVTALRFFQETAEELAQTPWDTQALGPYWEPKALETLGPLPQAKDDKNMLTPVSQQSPNLGPPRAPLTSPAQPQRRPRKQSNPQRGAEKVDPLFEGVTLKFQIKPDSSLQIIPSYSLACSSRSPGPPTPGPARGPEANPGGSEALAPRRCASCRTERTPLWRDAEDGTPLCNACGIRYKKYGTRCSSCWLVPRKNVQPKKLCGRCGVSLGPHPASAQEGGKSLSLEGSSLPPLHALPIQRPQMEDPGLKAPELLVGGSLVPSLAPASIRLG from the exons ATGGAGGCCGAGCCAGCCCCGGACTTCGCCATGCTGCGAGAGCTGCTAGCGCCGCCCTGCCTGAACCCCGAGCCGCCCCCGGAACCCCCGATCCGGCAGGCACCAAGGACCCCAGCATGCCTCAGACCCAGTGGCAG GTCCTTCTGGCCTGCACACCAAGACTCGGTCACCGCCCTGCGCTTCTTCCAAGAGACAGCAGAGGAGCTGGCCCAGACCCCCTGGGACACCCAGGCCCTGGGGCCCTACTGGGAGCCGAAGGCCCTGGAGACCCTGGGACCCCTACCTCAGGCCAAGGATGACAAGAACATGCTGACCCCAGTCAGCCAGCAGAGCCCCAACCTGGGGCCCCCACGGGCTCCCCTGACTTCTCCAGCCCAGCCACAGAGGAGGCCCCGGAAGCAGTCAAACCCCCAGCGGGGTGCCGAAAAAGTGGACCCTCTCTTTGAGGGGGTGACCCTGAAGTTTCAGATAAAGCCGGATTCCAGCCTACAGATTATACCCAGTTACAG CCTGGCCTGCAGCAGCCGCTCTCCAGGGCCTCCCACTCCAGGCCCTGCCAGAGGCCCAGAGGCCAACCCGGGAGGCAGCGAGGCCCTGG CACCCCGCCGCTGTGCTTCCTGTAGGACCGAGAGGACCCCTTTATGGAGAGATGCTGAGGATGGTACCCCTCTCTGCAACGCTTGTGGCATCAG GTACAAGAAATATGGCACCCGGTGTTCTAGCTGCTGGCTGGTGCCCAGGAAAAATGTGCAGCCCAAGAAGCTATGTGGCAGATGTGGGGTGTCCCTGGGCCCCCACCCAGCCTCAGCTCAGGAAGG GGGGAAGAGCCTGAGTCTTGAGGGGTCCAGCCTACCTCCTCTCCACGCCCTCCCCATCCAGAGACCTCAGATGGAAGACCCAGGCCTCAAGGCCCCAGAGCTCCTGGTTGGGGGGTCACTAGTCCCCTCTTTGGCTCCTGCTTCAATCAGGCTTGGCTGA
- the ZGLP1 gene encoding GATA-type zinc finger protein 1 isoform X2, which produces MEAEPAPDFAMLRELLAPPCLNPEPPPEPPIRQAPRTPACLRPSGRSFWPAHQDSVTALRFFQETAEELAQTPWDTQALGPYWEPKALETLGPLPQAKDDKNMLTPVSQQSPNLGPPRAPLTSPAQPQRRPRKQSNPQRGAEKVDPLFEGVTLKFQIKPDSSLQIIPSYSLACSSRSPGPPTPGPARGPEANPGGSEALAPRRCASCRTERTPLWRDAEDGTPLCNACGIRYKKYGTRCSSCWLVPRKNVQPKKLCGRCGVSLGPHPASAQEGDLRWKTQASRPQSSWLGGH; this is translated from the exons ATGGAGGCCGAGCCAGCCCCGGACTTCGCCATGCTGCGAGAGCTGCTAGCGCCGCCCTGCCTGAACCCCGAGCCGCCCCCGGAACCCCCGATCCGGCAGGCACCAAGGACCCCAGCATGCCTCAGACCCAGTGGCAG GTCCTTCTGGCCTGCACACCAAGACTCGGTCACCGCCCTGCGCTTCTTCCAAGAGACAGCAGAGGAGCTGGCCCAGACCCCCTGGGACACCCAGGCCCTGGGGCCCTACTGGGAGCCGAAGGCCCTGGAGACCCTGGGACCCCTACCTCAGGCCAAGGATGACAAGAACATGCTGACCCCAGTCAGCCAGCAGAGCCCCAACCTGGGGCCCCCACGGGCTCCCCTGACTTCTCCAGCCCAGCCACAGAGGAGGCCCCGGAAGCAGTCAAACCCCCAGCGGGGTGCCGAAAAAGTGGACCCTCTCTTTGAGGGGGTGACCCTGAAGTTTCAGATAAAGCCGGATTCCAGCCTACAGATTATACCCAGTTACAG CCTGGCCTGCAGCAGCCGCTCTCCAGGGCCTCCCACTCCAGGCCCTGCCAGAGGCCCAGAGGCCAACCCGGGAGGCAGCGAGGCCCTGG CACCCCGCCGCTGTGCTTCCTGTAGGACCGAGAGGACCCCTTTATGGAGAGATGCTGAGGATGGTACCCCTCTCTGCAACGCTTGTGGCATCAG GTACAAGAAATATGGCACCCGGTGTTCTAGCTGCTGGCTGGTGCCCAGGAAAAATGTGCAGCCCAAGAAGCTATGTGGCAGATGTGGGGTGTCCCTGGGCCCCCACCCAGCCTCAGCTCAGGAAGG AGACCTCAGATGGAAGACCCAGGCCTCAAGGCCCCAGAGCTCCTGGTTGGGGGGTCACTAG
- the FDX2 gene encoding ferredoxin-2, mitochondrial isoform X2, protein MPVMASSVAWGGVNAGFLLRAARGAWWSRPGGFWGSGEAAAPAIARKFRATGSRPAGEEEASGPERPGDVVNVVFVDRSGQRIPVRKLSPRLSRPGPRSRACEASLACSTCHVYVSEDHLDLLPPPDEREDDMLDMAPLLQENSRLGCQIVLTPELEGAEFTLPKITRNFYVDGHVPKPH, encoded by the exons ATGCCTGTCATGGCCTCCTCCGTGGCCTGGGGAGGTGTGAATGCTGGGTTCCTGCTGCGGGCTGCCAGGGGTGCCTGGTGGAGCCGACCTGGAGGCTTTTGGGGGTCCGGGGAGGCGGCGGCGCCAGCGATAGCCAGGAAATTCCGGGCGACAG GCTCGCGCCCGGCGGGGGAGGAAGAAGCCAGCGGCCCCGAGCGGCCCGGGGACGT GGTGAACGTGGTGTTCGTGGACCGGTCAGGCCAACGGATTCCG gtgaggaaactgagccccagGTTGAGCAGACCTGGTCCAAGGTCAA GGGCCTGCGAAGCTTCCTTGGCGTGCTCCACCTGCCACGTGTATGTGAGTGAAGACCACCTGGACCTTCTGCCGCCTCCTGATGAGAG GGAGGACGACATGCTGGATATGGCCCCTCTCCTCCAAGAGAACTCCCGGCTGGGCTGCCAGATCGTGCTGACGCCTGAGCTGGAAGGGGCCGAATTCACCCTGCCCAAGATCACCAGGAACTTCTATGTGGATGGCCACGTCCCCAAGCCCCACTGA
- the FDX2 gene encoding ferredoxin-2, mitochondrial isoform X1 produces the protein MPVMASSVAWGGVNAGFLLRAARGAWWSRPGGFWGSGEAAAPAIARKFRATGSRPAGEEEASGPERPGDVVNVVFVDRSGQRIPVSGRVGDNVLHLAQRHGLDLEGACEASLACSTCHVYVSEDHLDLLPPPDEREDDMLDMAPLLQENSRLGCQIVLTPELEGAEFTLPKITRNFYVDGHVPKPH, from the exons ATGCCTGTCATGGCCTCCTCCGTGGCCTGGGGAGGTGTGAATGCTGGGTTCCTGCTGCGGGCTGCCAGGGGTGCCTGGTGGAGCCGACCTGGAGGCTTTTGGGGGTCCGGGGAGGCGGCGGCGCCAGCGATAGCCAGGAAATTCCGGGCGACAG GCTCGCGCCCGGCGGGGGAGGAAGAAGCCAGCGGCCCCGAGCGGCCCGGGGACGT GGTGAACGTGGTGTTCGTGGACCGGTCAGGCCAACGGATTCCGGTGAGCGGCAGAGTCGGGGATAATGTTCTCCACCTGGCCCAGCGCCATGGTTTGGATCTGGAAG GGGCCTGCGAAGCTTCCTTGGCGTGCTCCACCTGCCACGTGTATGTGAGTGAAGACCACCTGGACCTTCTGCCGCCTCCTGATGAGAG GGAGGACGACATGCTGGATATGGCCCCTCTCCTCCAAGAGAACTCCCGGCTGGGCTGCCAGATCGTGCTGACGCCTGAGCTGGAAGGGGCCGAATTCACCCTGCCCAAGATCACCAGGAACTTCTATGTGGATGGCCACGTCCCCAAGCCCCACTGA